A region from the Nitrososphaera sp. genome encodes:
- a CDS encoding plastocyanin/azurin family copper-binding protein, translating to KSSYSFTFTKAGTYKYFCQLHPTMLGTVNVS from the coding sequence CAAAGTCAAGCTACAGCTTTACCTTCACAAAGGCAGGCACGTACAAGTACTTCTGCCAGCTGCACCCGACGATGCTAGGCACCGTTAACGTATCTTAA